TGAGAGTGAAGTCTTGAATCTCGCTCATTTCAAATCTGCAGCGTTGCTCGTGGCAACTTCATttcgctgagtctacctctaAGTTTAAGTCATGAGATTGTTTTGGGGCTTTAACCCCTGAATCTGTGTCCAGTAAACCGGCCCTCAACGTATAATACAGAGATTAGGCTACTGATGCGCTTGCTGCATATCACAACCCCATGCATCAGGGAAGATCATGTGACATCCTTATGACAAAAACGTGCAAAAGTACTTTACGCATATTGCTGCAAGACATATTTCCCTCTGTTGGATGCATATTTTTTTCTTGTTATCTGCTTTCTAGATGATTGCCGGTTCAATATCCAAGTATATAGAAACAATGACATTGACAAGCCCAGAGGAAGTGCTGTTATTCTCTCTGTGACATCACCTTGTAAGCAAACGTATATGGTGTGCTGCAAGAATGGGGACCAAGGAGTTTCTGCTAAACCACTGGTAAGCATACATTTTGAAATGAAGTGCTTACATCTACGTTACATTTAACGTATGGCTTAATTTCACATTTTACAGCTGAACTTCCCACAAAGCAATGGACACCCTCTGTACAGTCTCTGTAGCCTTAGTTTGGGTTGACAACTGGGTTGGGTTCAGCAGTTGTTCAAGAAAAACAAAAATCGGTGTTCTCCTTATGAGATAAGATCAGGAAGTACATTCCCACTTCATAGTTtctccctactgaacacaacccaggtgtGATCATTACTGTACCTTCATACCAGCTGTTCGCACAAACAAACTTCACATTGACAAGACAAAGGTAACCCCCTCCCTCTATTTTCCCCCAGGAGCAACCTTTGCCTGACCAAATTGGCAGCTCACAACATGAGGCTGTGTTCTTCATGGAACTAATTCCTGGTACATCTCAGTACAGATTTGAGTCATCACTGTTGTCTAGGTCATATTTGAGCTTTGAGGCTGGACCAGATGCAGAGCTCATGAAGTTAGTTCTCAGGGAGGTGCCTGAGGATTGTGTGGATGAGAACTGTAGTATGCGCTTACTGGCATGTTGAGTTTATGGTACTTTTGTTAAGCCACTGTAAATACTCAGTGTTTATTGAATAGAAAGTTATTTTTCAGTGGGATGgtttataaaatgttttttttttaatgcttAAATACccattatagagtagtagtataAACTTAAGTTTGATTGCTTAGTCATTCTGACCAGTTATCAGACACGGTTTCTACCTGTGTGTAGTCTACCGTCCTCTGTATATGCTCTGTATTAAACTGATTTAATACATAATCAAATCCATATCCACATTTATTCTGAAAAGGCTAAAGGTGCATTTTTCTTCCCAAGCTAATTTGTGAGTAACAATCTAAACGGATTGGTGATGTATAAATCAACAGGCACTAATAAACAGACAACACAGCTGAATTTCCAAAGCCATTTAAGCTTTTAGACATTTGAGTAATATGAGAACAAAGACATACCTTCATCTTTCTTAGATATTTAACAAGGCCAACTCTTACTTTTCTGCCAACACTCCCAACAGAACCAGAACAAAAACAAACCTCTGCCATTTTGACCAAGTGCATGCGCCCGCTGTTGACTTCATTTAATATTTGATGCTAGCTGTACTCAACTTGACGCTTAGCAGCTgttcatacatacacacacttgaTCAGAAATGAAAAGTGAAATTCCTGCCAACAAGATTGTACTATGCTAAATACTCAAGCAAGAGTATGATGCCAGGCACAGCTGAGAAAGTAAATTATGCACATTACAAAACCAGGATAGTGTCATTGGATAATTATTTAAAACACGGCCTGGTACAGGAGGAAGTGCAATGGTGTACAGATCAGTATGGCTACTCTTCTACATGCTCCTGGGATGTGCTCAGTGAGGTGAAACGTTCAGAACATTGCAGTTAGACATTTAATGAATAGAGCTGTGGTGATGCCCAATTCCACATGACAAATCATATCAGTTATACGACATGCATATCTCAATGTTCTATAACATTGCACCCTTTCTGAACAGACCCCTGAAGTCCAGAACAGTATGGCTATGGGGTTTAAATACTGCCAGTGCTCACATCCATTTGCTCATGTCAATCAAACCAGACCAGCAAGGTCAAACAGACTAAATGTGTGGCACTAAGCTGACTACAATGGTCTTGAAGGGCACTAGCTGGTATTTACAGACTGGTGACAGACAAAACATACCACAATCATCCCACAAATAAGAATGCAACGCCTACATAATAAATTAAGTTAGTACAGAAGAGATGAGAAGTCATTTGCCATACTGGATCTGAAATTCAGGTCAAATATGTAAATCACTGTGGATACTTCCCCAGATAATAAGCAATACACAAGTGTTTGGAATATTAGCAGTTTGATAACAGGCGTGCACTCAGTGAGAGGAAgctagaaatgcattgaataaacCTGACAATTCCCTATTCTATCTACATAAGATCATCACATCTGTTCTACAAAATGCATTTCTATCTAAGCGTTGTGAAAAATTGCACCCTCCTTAACAGGCCCCAGGTAAAAGTTAACCGTATAACATTTAACCAACTGCAGTATGCGTGTTTGGTAGGGGTCAGGGACTACTTATTTAGTTTAGTCCACATAAATCAATAGAAGATTATTAACATGCCAAAAACAGACCTGTTGATGCCCAACACAAAACCTCCAGAACTTACAAACATGCAACAAAAAAAGTTcaacccccccaaaataaatCCTGACTCAACATGATTTACGACACTTGTGAATCACTGGTAATATTGTGAAATTATATATTTATAAAAATGTACATATAATCCCTTGAATGTTCACAATCATACCAGAACAAGACGGCTGATATCCCAGTGCCCACGCCACCCATCCCAAGCCTCAATCCAATCATTTGCTCCATAAGAGGGCCACCGCTTTGCAAATGCCTACATCGTTGTAGTTGAAGTAGCAGAGACCGGCAAAGGTGACAGTCGACAACAGGAAGAGGCCTGCGTTGGCCATCTTGATCTTCGGTTCTCCGTGAACGTAGTCCGTTAAGACTTGTCCAAGCCCCCTGAAGAGAGAAGACAATACAAGAAATGTATGAGACGGCTTAAAACCACAATATTACGTAATCACTGGCAACAAAAAAAGGAATAATAGGTGGGTAAACTATAACCGTGGTGAGCAAAGTAACGCTCCATATACCTTCAATGTATTTTTGCGCAAAAGGTGGGTAAACGCTAAGGCAAAATAGAAGTGGCTAAACAGCGTTAACCAATGTTCCCCTAAATTTTTTGGGGCACTGAGCTTATTTCAGGTCTGATTGCAAACTTGAacgtgtttactgtgaacacagaTGCTGTAGCTGCTTTAATTTACATTTAGcggtggccaagtaggctactgtgactatttgatcataatgtggGCCTACCAgcgtggcctaccatcaaaacaaTGTatgaaaatgcatcccataacattttaacattgaAATAGCGGTTCTATCactcagcctacagtagcagccaatgtgtgatgttcaatgtaggcctatattCCATGAGACcgttgaaaaaaacatgcagggcttgacatgaacCTTTTTTATCCACTTGTCCGTCAGATAAGTGACTGAAAATGttttgtttgatgcaagaaaccactttatagataaaatgcattattattattCCCATAGCATTATtttagagaatcagacaaattattctACCCTCTgcctacttagcttattcaagcctgtttTCAAATACAACaatgcccctttaagacaaaaaaagctTATCTGACTCGTTTTTCAAATATGTCTAgagttttgtgctcttgtaggaagcaatcactcccctattgctgattATCTATAACTGggataactcactaactagcaaaggatatgaacaaaatgtgcacatgtGGCTACATGCATCTCTCGCtctgatctcaaaacaagcacatctactcacgaccgctcatgttgtaaacacagtccatttcaaagtaaatggcgcagatccatatatggcaatgggcTATTTGCATATAGTCCTACTGCAGCTCTAATTGTTTAtgccgcaccggtctgtgtagagtatgggCTGAGTAGtggtgtcaatgcaatagaatctaACACCGATGTGTTCTGTATACAACAATCTCTTGCATAGTTgcttttgtttcggtatgttgcattgaaagtggctaatattgcattgattctatcacaattgccacagtaaaaggaaacattgatagtgttaacagggaaaactctagaacagtggtcaccaaccttttctcaGTCAAGATCACTGAGTCAAACTGCAAGATGAGATCGACCgcagagatttaaaaaaaacctgacttaaaaaacgtaagcctatgcaacattaaccaattaaaaagagtactgtagcaatgaggtttgtgcagtaagcgATCACCACATGGGCTTTTCTTGAATTGCTCTGCCAATGCATTGTTCTTCGGTCATTTAATGTATTTTTATATAAAAacatttgaggtaggctatatagTCACACAGGTAATTGATCAATTGTTGTAATACTTGAGGAACAGCTGCGTGAGaatacatttgaaatgttttgctTATTTTAATTATCCTGGGctgatggtacctgcatctgatggtcagtctcagtggaGGAAAAGAGCAGCAGACTGAAGGTCTGCCTCTCAACATCCCttcgctctccctttcctccactgaccaAAGGTATGTCTTCCAGCTGAGTCCTAACTTCATAGTCATTATGAGACAAAGTCCTGACTTCATAATCTTTGGCTTCCCCAGGGTAATGTTTTGCAGAGGGAAGTGGACAAATGCATAATCTGAATGACTGAAGACCCACCAAGGAGCCACCAAGTCCTTGAGGAACACACCAATAGCTCAAGGAACCAGCATGCGACCTTAGTTAGGCTATTCTTTGTTTAGACTACAGAGTGGGGTGTCTTGTCCTGTTTATGTAGcccatgtgaaatggctagcgaGTTagcggtgcgcgctagtagcgttcAATCAATGACGCCgctctgagacctagaagtagtCGTTTCCCCTGCTCTgtaagggctgcggcttttgtggagcgacaggtaacgatgctttgtgggtgactgttgtagATGTATTCAGAGGGTCCCAGGTTTGAGCTCAGGGCagggcaaggagagggacggaagcaacacCATTACATTGAGAACAAACTGAACTGGAAGCATTAAGGCATGAGAAATGGTGAAATCCTTGAAAGATGCCTAAAGAGATAAGCCAATGTACAAAGCAGTGGCCTTGGAGGACAGAGCTTCGTAGGCGTACTCATAGTGTTCCTCAGTTAACTGGACAATGGTGCTATTTGATGACTCCAGTTCAAATAGTGGCACTCAAACATTAGCCTTAGCAAGTAAGGCAAAGTTAAATAGTACTGAGCGCAGTTTTAAAAATTGCTTCATTATAGTCCAAGGCACTTAACAAAAGTAGCACAAATGGAAAAGCCACTGTGTATTACACATGACTAGCATTCTTAAGTGTAATCttgatgtttaaaaaaaattatcataTGAGTGTGCATTTCAACTCCTCAGTGACAAGTTGGCAACACGTTTGACAACTGGAAATTAGCTGGTTTTCATTAGAGGGACATGCCTTGAGGATATCCAAGTACCCAAAACGAAAAACCAAGGGGTATTAACACCACCCATGACTAGGATTTGTACTTTAAACCTGCCTTTTATTTAGTCAGTGGTCTAGCAATGGCATAGTGCTCCAGGGAGACATTTAGCCCACCTCTTCAAAAATCTAAAAGCTCTCGTAAATGAAATTAAAATAAATGCTAAGAACAAAACTGTTTTTGCATGAGCAGAAATGTAGTGGACATAAACTTGGTTGGTTATCCCAACCACTTGCCTACTCTATTCTATTCACCATTGTCCTTCATAAAAGCTTCCGACTGTAGTCGCAACACAAGTCATTTTCTGTAGCTGAAAAACTATGGTCTGAGCTTATTCGGAACACGTACAACAATTTTAGTCCGGAAAGGATCGTTTGTGGAAATATGAAAGTAAAAATATTTAACCAGAATAAGGAAGTGAGACCACTGGCCAGTGCCCTTTAAACCAATGAACAATTTGAGGGGAAACTCATCTTACCAGTGGCCATGCAGGGTGAGGGCGGCAGCCAGCGAGTAGTCAACAGCAGGTCCGGGGAAGTAATAGGCAGCAGGCCCCATTGCCAGCAGCAGTACGCTCACCACACGCTCTCCTGTCCAATGCAGGGAGGCAGCTTTGGACCCAGAGCCGGCTGCAAAAGGGCAAATAACAAAACATTCAATCATACATCCACATGCATAACTAACCTCTTGTGTAGAGAGGGGGTAATCATTTAAAGACTCATCATTGAAAACAGTgtatttacatgtattttttaacCCTTTAGCCAGATAGAGATTTATAGTTGGCCTGACATGTTTTTAGCACATAGAAGCAATTACGTTTGTCTATTAGCCTATGGATTTTTGTTATTGCGTTTAACAATTATCCCAGTCAGTTCATAACTGAGGTTTATATCTTTGAGAACATgctccagtggaggctgctgaggggaggacggctcataataacggccacaacggcgcaaatggaatggcatcaaacacgtatttgataccattccactgattccgctccaacCATTACCGCGAGCCCGTCttccccaattaagatgccaccaacctcctgtggcccGCTATCATAAGTTGTTGCTTAGGTTCTCAAGATTCATGCTTCCCTAGATATCACAGTTCAAACATCATGCCATGTGTTGTGAGAAAATAATCAAAATTGAGCTCGGgtatatcctgttt
The sequence above is drawn from the Salvelinus fontinalis isolate EN_2023a chromosome 24, ASM2944872v1, whole genome shotgun sequence genome and encodes:
- the sdhdb gene encoding succinate dehydrogenase [ubiquinone] cytochrome b small subunit B, mitochondrial, giving the protein MAAIVRISSVCHRGVKPLFYRSSLLSRPLVAQQKDQDCPYPLTARIHGSSSLYAGSGSKAASLHWTGERVVSVLLLAMGPAAYYFPGPAVDYSLAAALTLHGHWGLGQVLTDYVHGEPKIKMANAGLFLLSTVTFAGLCYFNYNDVGICKAVALLWSK
- the LOC129822103 gene encoding uncharacterized protein LOC129822103 isoform X2 produces the protein MFDSEKMASSSEFKCVEFAVVDKEDIFFQVEHGDLESDDFKKENNKCFQKMIQIKNNRFLVVDEDVLTFKERNKEQCKADDCRFNIQVYRNNDIDKPRGSAVILSVTSPCKQTYMVCCKNGDQGVSAKPLEQPLPDQIGSSQHEAVFFMELIPGTSQYRFESSLLSRSYLSFEAGPDAELMKLVLREVPEDCVDENCSMRLLAC
- the LOC129822103 gene encoding uncharacterized protein LOC129822103 isoform X1, encoding MFKALSEMSPSAPCVFVFSSCYLCGLIPCEVEHGDLESDDFKKENNKCFQKMIQIKNNRFLVVDEDVLTFKERNKEQCKADDCRFNIQVYRNNDIDKPRGSAVILSVTSPCKQTYMVCCKNGDQGVSAKPLEQPLPDQIGSSQHEAVFFMELIPGTSQYRFESSLLSRSYLSFEAGPDAELMKLVLREVPEDCVDENCSMRLLAC